In the genome of Solibacillus isronensis, one region contains:
- a CDS encoding carbohydrate kinase produces MNEKEKLIFQLIKRNPYLSQQEMAEQLGMSRPALANMISSLIKRGEILGRAYVLPEKNQIIAIGGANIDRKFTIEQNVQLGTSNPANVTESVGGVARNIAENLGRLGNRVSLITVMGDDHDSAFIEQNCKSMMNVDLVEKLSDYNTGSYTAVLDNMGELVISMANMAIYEKLLPSVLKKHEAILQNASCIVIDLNSPLETVEYIRTFAIERNIALAVIPVSSPKMKNLSQDLHGIRYFICNRDEAESYLNIKLDTYSHYEKAVSTLLQKGAEHVVLTLGEHGVMVGNEGNVVHYKAIATRNIVDVTGAGDAFVSAFLHGVLNDEELEEAIQLGLVNASKTLQSDKTVREDLTKDNLLEWRNL; encoded by the coding sequence TTGAATGAAAAGGAAAAGTTAATTTTTCAATTAATAAAAAGGAATCCCTACTTATCACAACAGGAAATGGCAGAACAGCTTGGAATGTCCAGGCCGGCGCTTGCCAATATGATTTCTTCCCTTATAAAACGAGGGGAAATTTTAGGACGTGCTTATGTTTTGCCGGAAAAAAATCAAATCATTGCAATTGGTGGTGCCAATATCGATCGTAAATTCACTATTGAGCAAAATGTCCAATTAGGGACTTCCAATCCTGCTAATGTTACAGAATCTGTAGGCGGCGTAGCCCGTAATATCGCAGAAAATTTAGGGCGATTAGGTAACCGTGTTTCACTGATTACTGTAATGGGTGATGATCATGATAGTGCATTTATTGAACAAAATTGTAAGAGTATGATGAATGTAGATTTAGTAGAGAAATTAAGCGATTATAATACAGGTTCTTATACAGCAGTACTTGATAATATGGGCGAACTTGTAATATCGATGGCAAATATGGCGATTTATGAAAAGTTGTTGCCGAGTGTTTTAAAAAAGCATGAAGCAATATTACAAAATGCCAGCTGTATTGTCATTGACTTAAACAGCCCGCTAGAAACAGTAGAATATATTAGGACATTCGCAATAGAGCGTAATATCGCATTGGCGGTAATCCCTGTTTCATCACCTAAGATGAAGAATTTGTCGCAGGACCTGCACGGTATCCGTTACTTTATTTGCAATCGTGATGAGGCGGAAAGCTATTTAAATATAAAGCTGGACACATATAGCCATTATGAAAAAGCTGTTAGCACGTTGTTGCAAAAAGGAGCGGAGCATGTTGTGCTCACTTTAGGCGAGCATGGAGTAATGGTAGGTAACGAAGGTAATGTAGTACATTACAAGGCAATTGCAACGAGAAATATTGTCGATGTTACAGGTGCCGGAGATGCATTTGTCAGTGCCTTTTTACATGGTGTATTAAACGATGAAGAACTTGAAGAAGCAATCCAGCTCGGGTTGGTAAATGCATCAAAAACATTGCAATCGGATAAAACAGTTCGTGAAGATTTAACAAAAGATAACTTACTTGAATGGAGGAATTTATAA
- the motB gene encoding flagellar motor protein MotB — protein MAKKRKRHKKHEEHIDESWLVPYADILTLLLALFIVLFASSSVDEKKLEQMSAVFNNIFTGGTGVMDNSSVIQPPDNSTTGLSKYMEDQERLHETQNRVDEFIAINELEDQFETKMTEEGLLITIRDSILFDMGRADVKAEYNTIADELAQLLMFDPPRNIVITGHTDNVPIKTPEFDSNWDLSVMRAVNFMKEIVSGNEGLDSKYFSVKGFGEFQPIATNDTEEGRAKNRRVEVLVQPRIAENGDVIVE, from the coding sequence TTGGCAAAGAAGCGTAAAAGACATAAAAAGCATGAGGAGCATATTGACGAGTCCTGGTTAGTACCTTATGCAGATATATTAACTTTATTATTAGCATTATTTATTGTACTTTTTGCATCAAGCTCAGTGGATGAGAAGAAATTAGAGCAAATGTCTGCAGTATTTAATAATATTTTTACTGGTGGCACAGGTGTAATGGACAACTCATCTGTCATACAACCACCTGATAATTCAACAACGGGGTTATCCAAATATATGGAGGATCAGGAACGCCTCCATGAAACGCAAAACCGTGTGGACGAGTTTATTGCGATTAATGAACTGGAAGATCAGTTTGAAACTAAAATGACAGAAGAAGGATTATTGATTACTATCCGGGACAGTATTTTATTCGATATGGGACGAGCGGATGTAAAAGCGGAATATAATACAATTGCTGACGAGCTTGCTCAATTATTAATGTTTGATCCACCGCGTAATATTGTCATTACAGGTCATACAGATAATGTACCGATTAAGACACCGGAATTTGATTCTAACTGGGATCTGTCAGTTATGCGTGCAGTAAATTTCATGAAGGAAATCGTATCGGGCAATGAAGGACTTGATTCCAAATACTTTAGTGTAAAAGGCTTTGGAGAATTCCAGCCGATTGCTACGAATGATACTGAAGAAGGCAGAGCTAAAAACCGCCGTGTTGAAGTGCTCGTACAGCCACGTATAGCAGAAAATGGCGATGTAATTGTAGAATAG
- the motA gene encoding flagellar motor stator protein MotA, whose product MDISSVVGVIIAFIALLVGMFLKGVTPEVLINPAAILIIIFGTIAAVTIAFPMKELKRIPKLFKILFSETKLASDIDLIKMFSQWADLARREGLLALESKAAEIEDPFLKNGLTLAIDGQNADYIRDVLTEEVEALEDRHASGAGIFSQAGTYAPTLGVLGAVVGLIAALKDMSDIDKLGHAISAAFVATLLGIFTGYVLWHPFANKLKRKSAVEVKQKLMMIEGILSVLEGEAPRVIEQKLASYLTMEERKQITESGAGGLGKEA is encoded by the coding sequence ATGGATATATCATCAGTTGTTGGGGTTATCATCGCCTTTATCGCCCTGTTAGTCGGGATGTTCTTAAAAGGCGTTACACCGGAAGTGTTAATAAACCCTGCTGCGATTTTAATTATTATTTTCGGTACGATTGCTGCAGTTACAATCGCTTTCCCGATGAAGGAATTAAAAAGAATTCCAAAGCTATTTAAAATTTTATTTTCAGAAACAAAACTCGCAAGTGATATCGACTTGATCAAAATGTTTTCACAATGGGCAGATTTAGCTCGTCGTGAAGGGCTATTGGCATTAGAAAGCAAAGCAGCTGAAATTGAAGATCCATTTTTAAAGAATGGTCTGACATTAGCGATTGACGGTCAAAACGCAGACTATATTCGCGATGTATTAACAGAGGAAGTTGAAGCGCTGGAAGACCGTCATGCAAGTGGAGCAGGCATTTTCTCGCAAGCGGGTACATATGCACCGACACTTGGGGTATTAGGTGCTGTAGTAGGTCTTATCGCTGCATTAAAAGATATGTCTGATATTGATAAATTAGGGCATGCCATTTCAGCGGCCTTTGTTGCAACGTTATTGGGTATTTTCACAGGTTACGTTTTATGGCATCCATTTGCCAACAAGCTAAAACGCAAATCTGCTGTAGAAGTTAAGCAAAAGCTGATGATGATTGAAGGAATTTTATCCGTCCTTGAAGGTGAAGCGCCTCGTGTAATCGAGCAGAAGCTGGCTTCATATTTAACGATGGAAGAACGTAAGCAAATTACCGAAAGCGGGGCGGGTGGCCTTGGCAAAGAAGCGTAA
- a CDS encoding aminopeptidase gives MNSMFEANLTKYAELAVKIGVNIQPNQYLYIAASIESAPFVQVVTKIAYEIGAKQVFVDYTDDQITRARYELAPEDSFDFFPPWKVQEREWLAEEGAAFMSIVSQSPDLLSGIDSKRIAAFQKASGTALNKYRQYVQSDKISWTVIAAPSKQWARKVFPDLPEEKQVDALWDAIFKATRADLDNPVEAWAQHNDNLHEKVDYLNNKNYAKLHYTAPGTDLTIELPKGHLWCGAGSINEKGEEFMANMPTEEVFTVPHKDGVNGYVSSTKPLSYGGNIIDNFKLTFENGRIVKVEAEQGEEVLKNLVATDEGSHYLGEVALVPFHSPISQSNILFYNTLFDENASNHLAIGSAYAFCIEGGKSMSRDELKANGLNESITHVDFMIGSEQMNIDGITTDGQTEPVFRNGNWAF, from the coding sequence ATGAATTCTATGTTCGAAGCAAATTTAACGAAATACGCGGAACTAGCAGTAAAAATCGGTGTCAATATTCAGCCGAATCAATATTTGTATATTGCTGCTTCTATCGAATCGGCACCTTTTGTACAAGTAGTGACAAAAATCGCTTATGAAATTGGAGCGAAACAAGTATTTGTAGATTATACCGATGATCAAATTACACGTGCTCGATACGAGTTGGCACCGGAAGATTCTTTCGACTTCTTCCCTCCTTGGAAAGTGCAGGAGCGTGAATGGCTTGCTGAAGAAGGTGCGGCATTTATGAGCATCGTATCTCAAAGTCCGGATTTACTGTCGGGGATTGATTCAAAACGAATTGCAGCATTCCAGAAGGCTTCGGGCACAGCATTAAACAAATACCGCCAATATGTTCAGTCAGATAAAATTAGCTGGACGGTTATTGCAGCTCCATCAAAACAATGGGCTCGTAAAGTATTCCCGGATTTACCGGAAGAAAAGCAAGTAGATGCATTATGGGATGCTATCTTTAAAGCGACACGTGCTGATCTTGATAACCCGGTAGAAGCTTGGGCACAGCATAATGACAACTTGCATGAAAAAGTTGATTACTTAAACAATAAAAACTATGCGAAATTGCATTATACAGCCCCTGGTACGGACTTGACGATTGAGCTTCCTAAAGGTCATTTATGGTGCGGGGCTGGCAGTATCAACGAAAAAGGCGAAGAATTCATGGCAAATATGCCGACTGAAGAGGTTTTCACAGTACCGCATAAAGATGGTGTAAACGGGTATGTATCTAGTACAAAACCATTAAGCTATGGCGGTAATATTATCGACAACTTCAAACTTACATTTGAAAATGGACGCATTGTTAAAGTAGAGGCCGAGCAAGGTGAAGAAGTGTTAAAAAATCTTGTTGCTACAGATGAAGGCTCACATTATTTAGGAGAAGTAGCACTTGTTCCATTCCATTCTCCAATTTCACAGTCGAATATTTTATTCTACAATACATTATTCGATGAAAATGCATCAAACCATTTGGCAATCGGCAGCGCCTATGCATTTTGTATCGAAGGCGGAAAGTCAATGTCACGAGATGAGTTAAAAGCTAACGGTTTAAACGAAAGTATCACACATGTCGATTTCATGATCGGCTCTGAACAGATGAATATTGACGGAATTACTACAGATGGACAAACTGAGCCAGTTTTCCGTAACGGAAACTGGGCATTTTAA
- a CDS encoding beta-class carbonic anhydrase produces the protein MSALQSILEFNGKFVDEKQYEQYATTKYPDKKIVVLTCMDTRLVELLPKAMNLRNGDVKVVKSAGAIVNHPFGGIMRSLLVAVYELKADEVYIIGHYDCGMSAVDPDVMIGHMLERGVKQETIDVINYARFDLKEWLCGFGDVETSVLKSVDLVRTHPLMPKGVPVHGLIIDPATGKLDLVTDGTVDQK, from the coding sequence ATGTCTGCATTACAATCAATTTTAGAGTTTAACGGAAAATTCGTAGATGAAAAACAATATGAGCAGTATGCTACAACAAAATATCCTGATAAAAAAATCGTTGTTTTAACTTGTATGGATACTCGTTTAGTTGAATTACTACCTAAAGCAATGAATTTGCGCAATGGGGATGTTAAAGTTGTAAAAAGTGCAGGGGCAATCGTAAATCACCCGTTCGGCGGGATTATGCGTAGCTTACTTGTAGCGGTTTATGAATTAAAGGCTGACGAAGTATATATTATCGGCCACTACGACTGCGGTATGAGTGCAGTTGATCCGGACGTAATGATCGGTCATATGCTTGAACGAGGGGTTAAACAGGAAACGATTGATGTCATCAATTACGCTCGATTTGATTTAAAAGAATGGTTATGCGGTTTTGGGGATGTTGAAACAAGCGTATTAAAAAGTGTAGATTTAGTTAGAACACATCCGCTAATGCCAAAAGGTGTTCCTGTACATGGTCTTATTATCGATCCTGCAACAGGAAAGCTGGATTTGGTAACGGACGGAACAGTTGATCAAAAATAA
- a CDS encoding GNAT family N-acetyltransferase, which yields MVRLIGQQCSLRTFTPSDAKGLAKLLRDNKMYWSEFEPLHRDEFYTEQVQYNKILESIHLLQTNREFSFGIFYNATGQLIGHISLYSIKRLPYSSGFIGYSMDENFTGRGLVTEAVRLVMEFAFITLNLHRIEAYVAPPNSASIRVLEKSGFTREGLLRELLYINGKWVDHYMYAILQREYKGTT from the coding sequence ATGGTTCGACTTATTGGGCAACAATGTTCGCTTCGTACATTTACCCCGTCCGATGCGAAAGGGTTGGCAAAATTATTAAGAGACAATAAAATGTATTGGTCCGAATTTGAACCGTTACATCGCGATGAATTTTACACAGAACAAGTACAGTATAATAAGATTTTGGAAAGCATACATTTGCTGCAAACAAACCGGGAATTTTCTTTCGGAATTTTTTACAATGCAACAGGTCAATTAATCGGACATATTTCACTCTATTCAATTAAACGTTTACCTTATTCAAGCGGTTTTATCGGCTATTCAATGGATGAGAATTTCACAGGTAGAGGACTTGTGACAGAAGCGGTGCGTCTAGTTATGGAATTCGCTTTCATTACATTGAATCTTCACAGAATAGAGGCATATGTTGCACCACCAAATTCAGCTTCCATCCGAGTATTGGAAAAGTCAGGTTTTACAAGGGAAGGGTTATTGCGGGAGCTGTTGTATATAAACGGAAAATGGGTCGACCATTATATGTACGCCATTTTGCAGCGGGAATATAAAGGGACGACATAA
- a CDS encoding polyphosphate kinase 2 family protein codes for MKKLKDVDLSQKLEKEIYKKQLKALQYEMLNAQQFLFNNKIGLIIVFEGMDAAGKGGAIKRLTERIDPRGLMVWPISAPQPHEMRYHYMQRFWRKLPQHGQIAIFDRSWYGRVLVERIEGFAEEAEWKRAYEEINGFEKQLTDEDYIMIKFWIHIDSDEQLKRFNERAADPYKSWKLTAEDWRNRDKFNQYCEAADEMFEKTDSENAPWHLIAGNDKNYARVQVLKETVAHIEKEVTKRGMKLTNIFEKGKETAADKEKTGSIDIKPEPVKSKKKKVKKTVGKL; via the coding sequence TTGAAAAAGCTAAAAGATGTGGATTTATCGCAAAAACTGGAGAAGGAAATCTATAAGAAACAATTGAAAGCTTTACAATACGAAATGCTAAACGCCCAGCAATTTTTATTCAACAATAAAATTGGTCTTATTATTGTATTTGAAGGTATGGATGCAGCAGGCAAAGGGGGAGCAATCAAGCGCCTAACAGAACGTATCGATCCGCGCGGGTTAATGGTATGGCCGATCTCTGCCCCGCAGCCCCATGAAATGCGGTATCATTATATGCAACGTTTCTGGAGAAAGTTGCCGCAACATGGACAGATCGCAATATTCGACCGTTCCTGGTATGGGCGGGTACTTGTGGAGCGCATAGAAGGGTTTGCTGAAGAAGCAGAGTGGAAACGCGCTTATGAAGAAATTAATGGCTTTGAGAAACAATTGACAGATGAAGATTATATAATGATTAAATTTTGGATCCATATCGATTCGGATGAACAGCTTAAACGTTTTAATGAAAGAGCAGCCGATCCGTATAAATCATGGAAATTGACGGCTGAAGATTGGCGGAACCGTGATAAATTTAATCAATATTGTGAGGCAGCCGATGAAATGTTCGAAAAAACCGATTCGGAAAACGCTCCTTGGCACTTAATAGCAGGGAACGATAAAAACTATGCACGTGTTCAAGTACTAAAAGAAACAGTTGCCCATATAGAAAAAGAAGTTACAAAACGGGGCATGAAACTTACGAACATTTTCGAAAAGGGTAAAGAAACAGCTGCAGATAAAGAAAAAACGGGATCTATAGATATAAAGCCTGAGCCTGTAAAATCAAAAAAGAAAAAAGTTAAAAAAACGGTAGGCAAGCTTTGA
- the map gene encoding type I methionyl aminopeptidase, translated as MIVTTQEEIQAFKKIGRICAEIREAMKAATVPGVTTKELDEIAGRMFAEAGAVSGPKGEYDFPGYTCISVNHEVAHGIPGNKVIQEGDIVNIDVSGSLNGYFADTGISFVVGEGYEDKEKLCTVAKSAFERAMTKVKAGSKLNQIGKAVEREARDHGLTVIMNLTGHGLGKSLHEEPNHVLNYYDAWDTTIMKEGMVLAVEPFISAKAEHIVESGDGWTFITPDKSLVAQIEHSIIVTKDKPIILTTLED; from the coding sequence ATGATTGTTACTACTCAAGAAGAAATACAGGCGTTTAAAAAAATTGGACGCATTTGTGCTGAAATTCGTGAGGCGATGAAAGCTGCGACAGTACCTGGCGTGACAACGAAAGAATTAGATGAAATTGCAGGCCGTATGTTTGCGGAAGCAGGCGCGGTTTCAGGTCCTAAAGGCGAATATGATTTTCCGGGATATACTTGCATTTCAGTAAATCACGAAGTTGCACATGGTATTCCAGGTAACAAGGTTATTCAGGAAGGCGATATCGTAAACATTGATGTTTCGGGCTCTTTAAACGGGTATTTTGCAGATACAGGTATTTCATTTGTCGTTGGTGAAGGTTATGAGGATAAAGAAAAACTTTGCACTGTAGCAAAATCAGCATTTGAACGTGCAATGACTAAGGTTAAAGCAGGTTCAAAATTAAATCAAATCGGTAAAGCGGTAGAGCGTGAAGCACGTGACCACGGTTTAACAGTAATTATGAACTTAACAGGTCATGGTTTAGGTAAATCATTACACGAAGAGCCAAACCATGTATTGAACTATTATGATGCTTGGGATACAACTATCATGAAAGAAGGCATGGTGTTGGCAGTAGAGCCGTTTATTTCGGCGAAGGCTGAGCATATCGTAGAATCAGGTGACGGCTGGACATTCATTACACCGGACAAATCATTAGTTGCCCAAATTGAACATTCGATTATCGTAACTAAAGACAAACCGATCATTTTAACAACTTTAGAAGACTAA
- the thiT gene encoding energy-coupled thiamine transporter ThiT encodes MDRKKLLMMVEIAIFAAIGLVLDQVSFKMWAQGGSISFVMVPIMLMAIRWGLTAGLATGLLIGVMQMMFGAYIVHWLQAILDYGLAFTVVGLAAIVRKPLLEATQSLNKVKMALYIVIGALIGGALRFVSHLLAGVVFFKEYAGDDNVWAYSIIYNSTYMVPATILTAIIAVILFTSAPRLLQKVKTT; translated from the coding sequence ATGGACAGAAAGAAATTATTGATGATGGTAGAGATAGCGATATTTGCTGCCATCGGACTTGTATTGGATCAAGTATCATTTAAAATGTGGGCACAAGGCGGGTCAATCAGCTTTGTTATGGTACCGATTATGTTAATGGCTATTCGTTGGGGATTAACGGCAGGACTTGCAACAGGCTTGCTGATCGGCGTTATGCAAATGATGTTCGGTGCTTACATTGTACACTGGCTTCAGGCAATTTTAGATTATGGTCTTGCCTTTACAGTAGTAGGATTAGCGGCAATTGTAAGAAAGCCATTATTAGAGGCTACACAATCACTCAATAAAGTAAAAATGGCACTTTATATTGTCATTGGGGCACTTATAGGTGGTGCTTTAAGATTTGTTTCGCACTTGCTTGCAGGTGTCGTGTTCTTTAAAGAATATGCAGGCGATGATAATGTATGGGCCTATTCAATTATTTACAACAGTACTTATATGGTACCTGCTACAATACTTACAGCAATTATCGCAGTTATTTTATTCACTTCTGCACCCCGTTTACTGCAAAAAGTAAAAACAACATAA